The Mucilaginibacter defluvii genome contains the following window.
GGTACCGCCGGTAAAAGCAACCGTATTGGTTAAGTTGGTACCTGTACGGTAAAAGTTTTTGATGTTATCCTTTTGTGCCGTGTAAGCATGCTCAAGTCCGTCAAAACCTACATACGTTGAGCCGTCAATACGCGCACCGAACGAGCGGCGGCCGGTTTGTATGGCGGCGGCCTGTGTCATCGGTTTTACACCGCCATCGCCTTGGCCATACTCATACTGCCAGTCAGGGAATACGGACGGGCTCTCCGCCGTGAAGGTTGAGTTATACTCCACACCGATACCTTTACCAGCACGGCCTTTTTTGGTGGTGATCAAAATAACGCCGTTGGCAGCCCTCGCGCCATAAAGCGCGGCGGCGGTACCACCTTTTAATACGCTCATGGATTCAATATCATCCGGGTTAATGCCCGCAATACCATCACCACGGTCAACGTTGCCCCCGCCCGCATTGGTAGAGGCGCTACCGCCCGGTACCGTGTTGTCAATAGGCATACCGTTTACCACATATAATGGCTGATTGCTGCCTGACAGGGAGCCATTACCGCGTATCAATACCCTGCTCGATCCGCCCGGCCCGGTTGATAGGCCTGTGGCGTTAACACCGGCCACTTTACCGGTTAAAGCGTTGGCTACGTTATTCTCGCGTGCCTGGGTAAATTCGTCACCCTTAACCTCGGTTACGGCGTAGGCCAGTGCTTTCTTTTGCTTAGAGATACCAAGAGCGGTTACCACCACCTCGTTCAGTTCTTTTTTATTTTCAGCCAGCTGCACGTCAATCGTACTGCGGCCGTTAACGTTTATCTCCTGGGTAATAAAACCCATGTACGAGAATACCAGGATGCTGTTATCGTCCGGCGCGGTAATGGTATAGCGGCCGTCTGCATTGGTTACGGTGCCATTGTTGCTGCCTTTTATCATTACGCTTACGCCTATCAGCGGCTGCCTGGCATCGTCAACCACGGTGCCGCTAATTTTTACCGGTGCAGGTATGGTGTTGCTCTCTGCCGGAGCGGGTTCATCGGCAACAGGACTCTTTTTATCAATTAAAACCACATTGCCTGATATGGAATAATCCATCCCGATAGGGCTTAGCATTCTTTTTAAAACAGCGCCCAGTTGCTCGTTGCGGGCATCAACGCTTACCTGTTGGGTGGTTACAATAGTATTGCTGAAGGCAAAGCTGATTTTGGTTTCTTTGTTTATCCGGCGCAGCACATCCTTAACCGGCATATTGGTTACGTGCAGCGATATACGGGTGTTCAAATCCTGCGCGGAAAGTTTTTTGGCTGACGCGTATGTAAAGCAAACAGAAATGATGGTACAAATTAGTGTTAGCCGCATAAATGCTTTGCATATCAAATGAGAGGACAATGATTTATTTGTCATATATTTGATCAAAATTTATAGTGATGAAATGCCCTTTACAGGGTTTGGCTATGAATTTGGGGCAACATGCCCAGGGGTTGGATGTGCTGGTACCACATTCAACCTTTTTTTATGTCGTGATTTTATCTATAATTTCTCTCCTTCTTTTTTGGGGTTAAGTATGTTACTGTTTATTGGTGCTTATTGTATAGGTATTGTTGTTAACGGTGGTATAATTGGTATGCGTTATTTTGGTAACGGCTTTTAAGATGCCTTGCAGGCTTTGACCCTGAAAAATGGCGGTTATGCGCTGGTCGGCCAGCTTTTTATCATTTATAATGATGCTGACGCCGTACTTGTTACTCAAAACGGCGGCAACCTGCTTCAGATCGGTGTTTTCAAAAATCAATTTATCATCAATCCAGGCAATGGCGTCTTCGGGATTTTTGAGTTTGGTCAGTTCAAACCGTGTTTTGCCGTAACTCATGGTTGCTGATTCGCCCCGGGTAAGCACCGCAAGGGCATTGGCCTGCTGATGCTTTACGGCTACCTTGCCGGTTAGTACGGTTACATTTAACGGGGATGCCGCCTGCGGATAAGCGCTAACCGTAAAGGTTGTGCCCAAAACATGGGTAAGCAACTTGCCGGAGTGAATTACAAATGGTTTTTCTGCATCATGAAATACTTCAAAATAAGCTTCACCCGTCAGGTACACTTCGCGTTTATCGGCATTGAAATTATCGGGATAGCGTAAGCTGCTGTTGGCATTCAATGTAACGCGGGTGCCATCAGCCAATAATACTACTTTTGTTTTGGCTGCTGAAGTTTGTGCGGTTTGGTAAACCGGCGCCTCGGGCTTTTGGTAACGGTTAAATAAAAACAGCGCCGCGCCGCATATCAATAAAATGGCAGTTGCGTATTTAACGCGTACGCGCCCCCTGCGCATGCTCCACAGGCGCATTACAACGTTTTGCCGGATGCCACCCAGATTTGCCGCTTTGGGCGTGGCCACCTGTGATGCTTTATCCCAATGGTTTTTAAAGGCAAGGTCAAAATCATCAAAATTGTCTGCCTGCCTTAGCATTTCAAACAATTCATCAAACTCCCCGCGTGTACACGTATTGCCCATGTACTTTTTAAGAAGTTCTGATTTACGCTGACTTTGATCCATTTAATAACTGATTGATATACTAAAGACACAGTAAATCAGCTATCAGACTAATAAAAAGTAAAATAAAATTTGTTTGTAGTGCTATTGGTTATAAATGCAGCAAAACAGCAGCACCATGGCCGAGTGGACACCATTTTTGGTAAGGTATGTATTTATAAAGCTAAGGGCGGCCATCAGGTGGTTTTTTACCGTATGTTTTGAGAGGTTGAGCTGCGCGGCAATTTCGTCATACGTCATGCCGTCCTCTTTACATAGTTTATAAACCAACTGGCGTTGTGGCGATAGCCGGCCTACAGCGCGCGATATCAATTGCCTGCATTCAGAAACCGCAAGGCGAGCCTCTGTATTGTTATCATCAACAACGGCTACGCGCATCAGCTCGTTAACCAGCCGGGTATCGCTGGCAGCTTTACGCAAATAATTAAGGGAATAGTTACGTGTAATGGTATAAATGTAACCGCCCAGGTTTTTTACATCATTCAAGGCCTCGGCATTTGTCCAAAGCTTGATGAATATCTCCTGGGTAATTTCTTCGGCTGCGTAAC
Protein-coding sequences here:
- a CDS encoding FecR family protein, whose amino-acid sequence is MDQSQRKSELLKKYMGNTCTRGEFDELFEMLRQADNFDDFDLAFKNHWDKASQVATPKAANLGGIRQNVVMRLWSMRRGRVRVKYATAILLICGAALFLFNRYQKPEAPVYQTAQTSAAKTKVVLLADGTRVTLNANSSLRYPDNFNADKREVYLTGEAYFEVFHDAEKPFVIHSGKLLTHVLGTTFTVSAYPQAASPLNVTVLTGKVAVKHQQANALAVLTRGESATMSYGKTRFELTKLKNPEDAIAWIDDKLIFENTDLKQVAAVLSNKYGVSIIINDKKLADQRITAIFQGQSLQGILKAVTKITHTNYTTVNNNTYTISTNKQ
- a CDS encoding RNA polymerase sigma-70 factor translates to MRGFKLNRHRNLTFEEVFEHYKLQVYNQVYAIAKSGYAAEEITQEIFIKLWTNAEALNDVKNLGGYIYTITRNYSLNYLRKAASDTRLVNELMRVAVVDDNNTEARLAVSECRQLISRAVGRLSPQRQLVYKLCKEDGMTYDEIAAQLNLSKHTVKNHLMAALSFINTYLTKNGVHSAMVLLFCCIYNQ